From the Streptococcus sanguinis genome, the window TGATTAATCACTTTGCTAGAGCGAGCGATAACCGGCCAATCAGCAAAAATCGTATAAAACAGCTGAACTTCCACTTCTGTCAACTCATCTTGCAGGGTCAAGATAAGAGTCTTAGCCTCCGTTTGAGTCTCTGTATAAGTAGCGGGCAGCCCCTCTAAAGCTGGCTTACCATCTGTTATCTGATGACTGACATAGACAAAATCAGTAATACGCGAGCCATTTTCCTGCCGCAGACAGATAGCGGGATGGCGAAAATCTGTCGTGCCGTATTCTGGAAATTCCTGCCGCACATGCTCCAAAGAATAGCGTAAATCTCCTTCTTTCCGATAGGTTGTCATGGGCCGATGCTGCATCTCCACCAAATAAGAATAATCCCGCTCTGGTACCACCGCTCCGTAGTAAAGCTGCAAGAGTTTACCATCCTCATAAACCCGAAAGATATAAGAAATCTCACCGTTAGTCAGATGAAATTGCCTGCACTCTTCGTTAAACCAAATACTCGCCTTATTCATGGTCTTCTCCTTTCACAGTCTGCAGTCAAACTTCCACTTTCATTATAAAAAAGGCCACCCCTTTTGGTAAGCCTCTCTTTCTAGTATTATTTATCCAAATGTGACTTTTTACAGCTCCTGCCCCAGATGAGAGCTAGCCTTGCGAAAATTTAAGGGTGACTGGCCACGCGCCTTCTTGAAGGCTTTTGAAAAGCTCTGTGTTCCGGCAAAGCCTGTCTTACTAGCAATCTCTTCCACCGAAAGCTGGCTGCCCGTCAGCAAATCAGCTGCCATATTGAGTCGCAAGTCATTGCTGTACTCCTTAATCCCCTTTCCTACTTCATCCTTGAAAAGCCGAGATAGGTAGGAAGGGTGCAGCGCCAATTTCTGCGCCAGCTCCTGCACAGATAGACTTTCTGGCAGATGACTTCTCAGCAACTCCAAGACCTGCTGGACATAGGGATTGACCCGACGACTTTCCGTGATTAAAGAGGTCTGCTTGAGACGCTGGGACAAGAGTTCTAAAAAGCGATAAACTTGCCTTTGCAGAGCTAGTTCAGCTGTTATTCCGCTGCCCTCATAGGCCAGACTTTCAAAGACCAAGGCCTTAAATTCCTGCAAAGAGGTCAGCTCAAAAGACCACTGGCCCGACTGTAAGCCCAGTGCCTGCAGATAAGGAGGCAAGAGGCGCCCACCCAGTCCCATCCAGACATAAGACCAAGGCTCTTCTCCATCAGC encodes:
- a CDS encoding AraC family transcriptional regulator encodes the protein MNEETTNQIQLLFSGFCFIIRIKILSKSKEELMEHSLTLVKSMQIGQEDCFFAFCGYSKTEAHHSFGPAVRDVYVIHIVLEGRGTYSVGNQRYDLQEGQGFVVPPGQSVFYQADGEEPWSYVWMGLGGRLLPPYLQALGLQSGQWSFELTSLQEFKALVFESLAYEGSGITAELALQRQVYRFLELLSQRLKQTSLITESRRVNPYVQQVLELLRSHLPESLSVQELAQKLALHPSYLSRLFKDEVGKGIKEYSNDLRLNMAADLLTGSQLSVEEIASKTGFAGTQSFSKAFKKARGQSPLNFRKASSHLGQEL